A window from Chryseobacterium vaccae encodes these proteins:
- a CDS encoding RagB/SusD family nutrient uptake outer membrane protein yields MKKLKYLSFALIAVWSLTSCESELETAPTDQANGAEVFKTAESAETVINGTWAKFNDDGTTFANIGYSTVLRTSDAMGSDVAVLTNKYGFPTAYAFAEMVNNTAGRPQFIWTMLYSTINNMNNVITRIDGTEGSQAKKDQVKGQAKALRAFCYLNLASFYQFSYLKDKTALTAPIYTEPSTISSVPKKRASLEEIYTLIKSDLTDADNLLKNYNRNNKDKIDRSVVNGLLARTYLNTGEWSKAVEAAKTARNGFPLMTPEKYKEGFNDISNGEWIWGHGQTQEQSDAGYAFHYLDVSSSGSYYYSFMADPYFKNLFDTNDIRSQLFSWDGLPGREGLLRYAKFKFKANLIADIVLMRAAEMYLIEAEGEARAGNITNAIAALNQLKSARHANPYSGSLDQNEVVKAILIERRKELFGEGFSLSDVIRTQGAVERKAFVDDEGKPIKVQVTTPDGTVKTVNGRGHSVLNFPDQSSFVPNSKYYLFSIPQKEIENNPNL; encoded by the coding sequence ATGAAAAAATTAAAATATTTATCTTTTGCTCTTATCGCAGTATGGTCTCTTACCAGCTGCGAAAGTGAGTTGGAAACGGCTCCAACGGATCAGGCTAATGGTGCAGAAGTTTTTAAAACCGCTGAAAGTGCAGAAACTGTCATCAACGGAACCTGGGCTAAATTTAATGATGACGGAACAACGTTTGCGAACATTGGATATTCAACGGTACTCAGAACCAGCGATGCCATGGGTAGTGATGTTGCGGTGCTGACTAACAAATATGGATTTCCTACGGCCTACGCTTTTGCCGAAATGGTGAACAATACCGCAGGACGTCCGCAGTTTATCTGGACAATGCTGTATTCCACCATCAACAACATGAATAATGTGATCACCCGTATTGATGGAACAGAAGGAAGCCAAGCCAAAAAAGATCAGGTGAAAGGGCAGGCCAAAGCACTTCGTGCATTTTGTTATCTTAATCTGGCCAGCTTTTACCAGTTCAGCTACCTTAAAGATAAAACAGCTTTAACAGCTCCGATCTATACAGAACCTTCAACGATAAGTTCCGTTCCGAAGAAAAGAGCAAGTCTTGAAGAAATCTACACTTTAATCAAAAGTGACCTGACGGATGCTGATAACCTGCTGAAAAACTATAACAGAAATAACAAAGATAAAATCGACAGATCCGTAGTCAATGGTCTTCTGGCAAGAACTTACCTGAATACAGGAGAGTGGAGTAAGGCTGTTGAAGCGGCAAAAACAGCAAGAAATGGTTTCCCTCTAATGACTCCTGAAAAATATAAGGAAGGCTTTAATGATATCAGCAATGGAGAATGGATCTGGGGCCACGGACAAACCCAGGAACAGTCAGATGCAGGTTATGCGTTCCATTATCTGGATGTATCTTCTTCAGGAAGTTATTATTACAGCTTTATGGCAGATCCTTATTTTAAAAATTTATTTGACACAAATGATATAAGATCACAGTTATTTTCCTGGGATGGTCTTCCGGGAAGAGAAGGGCTGCTGAGATATGCTAAATTTAAATTCAAGGCCAATCTTATCGCAGACATTGTACTGATGAGAGCGGCGGAAATGTATCTGATTGAAGCGGAAGGAGAAGCCAGAGCCGGAAATATCACTAACGCCATAGCTGCTTTGAACCAGCTGAAATCAGCAAGACACGCTAATCCTTACAGTGGATCGCTGGACCAGAATGAAGTGGTAAAGGCCATCCTGATTGAAAGAAGAAAAGAATTATTCGGGGAAGGATTCTCCCTTTCAGACGTAATTCGTACCCAGGGAGCTGTAGAAAGAAAAGCTTTTGTGGATGATGAAGGAAAACCGATCAAAGTTCAGGTAACCACTCCGGAC